ATTGTTCAAGGGCGTTACGACGTCGTCTGTCCGATGATGTCTGCTTGGGAGCTCCACCAAGCCTGGCCCGAAGCTGAATTCATCGTCATTCCCGATGCGGGGCACTCTATGACCGAACCAGGCATTCGCACAGCCCTCCTGGATGCTAGCGATCGCTTTGCTGATCTCTAGACGTTCTGTAGGACATGATATTAAGACTCAACGGGATCAAGGGCGATCGCTCCCCGAGCCATCAAGCTGGTTTCTAGATGCAGCGACAGTTTGGGTAGTCGGGTAAAGCGCATCTGAGTAAAACAAGTACCCCGTGAGTCTGACCAAGTCAGCGATGTATCCAGCACTTGGGCATGGCTAAGATCGGCATGGGAAATATCCACCTGACGCAGCACTGCGCCAGAAAGGTCGGCATGGCTGAGATT
This DNA window, taken from Candidatus Obscuribacterales bacterium, encodes the following:
- a CDS encoding pentapeptide repeat-containing protein; translated protein: MSDRLEVETREAHMVNLAQLEQLHQGVASWNQWRDRHPEVSVDLSEADLSGLDLRQINLRSVDLTNANLSHANLSHADLSGAVLRQVDISHADLSHAQVLDTSLTWSDSRGTCFTQMRFTRLPKLSLHLETSLMARGAIALDPVES